The sequence below is a genomic window from Cobetia sp. cqz5-12.
TTCCAGATCGCGCCGCTGGTGTGGGTGATGGTCAGCGCCTTCAAGACCCCAACGGGCTGGGGACTGGCCAATTTCCACGAGATCGCCTCCTCGGCCTTCTTCCGACAGGCCATCTGGCGCAGCCTCGAGATCTCCTTCATGTCGAGCGTGCTGGGGCTGGCGATCGCCGCCGTGACCTGTCACAGCATGCACCGCTGTGGTCCGCGCCTGACGCGCATGATGATCGCCTTCACCAACATGACCAGCAACTTCGCCGGTGTCCCGCTGGCCTTCGCCTTCATCATCCTGATGGGTGCCAACGGCATGCTGACCCTGATGCTGGAGCACTTCGGTCTGCTCGAGGACTTCAATCTCTACTCGCGCACCGGCCTGATCGTCATCTACACCTGGTTCCAGATTCCGTTGGGCATCCTGTTGCTGTATCCCGCTTTCAGCACCCTGAAGACGGAGTGGCGTGAAGCCGCCAGCCTGCTGGGCGCCAATCGCCTCGCCTACTGGCAGCACATCGGCCTGCCGGTGCTGTGGCCGTCACTGGCGGGCACGCTCACCGTACTCTTCGCCAATGCCATGGGGGCCTACGCCACCGTCTATGCGCTGGTGAACACCAGCTACAACCTGATGACCATCCGCATCGCCAATCTGGTCTCCGGGGACCTGTTCCTGCAGCCGGAACTGGCCAGCGCGCTGGCTCTGGTGCTGGTCGTCATTCTCGTAATCGTCACGCTGATTCAGCAATGGCTGATGCGCAGGAGCTACCATGTCACTTCCCGCTGAACTACCCTATCGCCACGGCAAGCCCCTGCTGCCCAGCCTGATGGCGCGCCTGCGCCGCGTGAACATCTACACCTTCATCGTCACCAGTGTCTTCGCGCTGCTGGCACTGCCGCTGATCGCGACGCTGTTCTACGCCCTGGCGACACGCTGGGGCGCCAGCCTGACCCCCGACGCCCTGACCGTGAAATGGTTTCTGGAACTCTGGACCACGCCGCGTTTTCTGGCAGCATTCGGACGCTCGCTGCTGGTCGCCGTCGGCGCACTGGCACTGTCGCTGCTGCTGATCGTGCCGGTGGTGTTTCTCGCCCACACACGCTATCCGCGCCTGGATAGCGTGATGAATGGACTGATCCTGCTGCCCTTCGCCGTGCCGCCCATCGTGTCATCCGTTGGCCTGCTGCAGCTCTACGCAGGCGGCCCGCTGGCCATCGTCGGCACGCCGTGGATCCTGATCCCCACCTATTTCACCATCGTGCTGCCCTTCATGTACCGCGCCCTGGCCAACAGCCTGCGCGCACTGGATGTAGCGTCCCTGATGGAGGCCGCTCAACTGCTGGGGGCAAGCCCGCTCAAGGCGTTCTTTCTGGTCGTGCTGCCCAATATCCGCGTCGGCATACAGATTGCCGTCTTCCTGGCCTTCTCGTTCCTGGCCGGCGAATTCGTGTTCGCCAACATGCTGGTAGGCACACGCTTCGAGACCCTGCAGGTCTATCTGAACAATATCCGCGGCGCCAGCGGCCACTTCACCAGCGCCCTGGTCATCACCCTGTTCGTGTTCACCCTGATCCTGACCTGGCTCGGCAACCGTCAGCCCGCCGAGCAGGAGATGCCCGCGGATGACCCCGACGAGGCACTGACCACCACCATGACCGACGGCTTGCCCGTCCCGCTTCCGAGCGCCGAACCCGAGCCGCGCCACACCATTCACCAGTCGTCAGACTCCGCACCCCGAGGGGACCGCTGATGCTTGCCATCGACACCGCCACCACATTCGATAGCCAGAGCGCCGGTGGCCTTCTGACCAGCGCCCTGCGCGAACGCGCCGCCGACCAGCACTACCTCAAGCTCAATGGCCTGGCCAAGAGCTTCGGCAAGACCCAGGTGTTCGCCGAGATAGAGGCCGAGATCGCGCGTGGAGAATTCATCACCCTGCTCGGCCCCTCCGGCTGCGGCAAGTCGACCCTGCTGCGCGCCATCGCCGGCCTCAATGATGTCGATGCCGGCCAGATCATCGTCGATGGTCACGACATCACGCAGCTGCCGCCGCAGCGACGTGGCATCGGCATGGTCTTCCAGCACTATGCGCTGTTCCCCAACATGCGCGTGGCGGACAATGTGGCCTTCGGGCTGCGCATGAAGAAGGTGCGCCCGGAAGAGCGCGAACGGCGTGTCAGCGAGGTGCTCAGATTGGTGGAGCTGACCGATCAGGCGCAGCGCTTCCCGCACCAATTGTCGGGTGGCCAGCGTCAGCGTGTGGCACTGGCGCGTGCGCTGGTAGTCGAGCCGCAGATCCTGCTGCTGGATGAGCCGCTGTCGGCACTCGATGCGCGTATCCGACGCCATCTGCGCGATCAGATCCGGGACATCCAGAAGAGCCTCGGCCTCACCACCCTGTTCGTGACCCACGATCAGGAAGAGGCGCTGCTGCTGTCGGACCGCATCTTCCTGATGCATCAGGGGCGCATCCTGCAACAGGGCAATGCCGAGTCGCTGTATACCCGCCCGGTGGATGCCACCGCGGCAGGCTTCATGGGGCATTACAATCTGATCGGTCGCGAGCTGGCGCGTCCGCTGCTTGGCTACGAAAGCGACAGCCCGCGCGTGGCACTGCGTCCGGAAGCGCTGTATCTGCAACCGGACACCAGCTCCCAGGGGCAGCAGGATGAATGCGCCAACTTCCCGGTCCACCCCTTGCCGGACAATGCCGGCCCCGGCTGCCCGGGCGTGATTCGCCGCCACCAGCTGCTCGGCAATATCGTGCGTTACGAGGTGGACTGTCAGGGACTTCGCCTGAATGTCGATGTCCTCAATCGCAGTGCTCGGCAGCTACTGCCGTGCCATCTGCGCGTGATGCTGCATGCCGATCTGGATGAGGTTCAGGCGCTGGGCGGGAACGAGACCGTCGCCACGTCGCGGGTGTCCCATGGATAACATCACGGGGCTTGCCATCTTCGATCTCGATGACACCTTGCTCGAAGGCGATGCCACGGGACTCTGGACCGACTGGTTGATCGCGCAGGGCTGGATCGCCAATGGCGAGGAATATCGCGCAATCTGGGCACAACAGATGCTGGACTACGCGGCCGGTCAGCTGGACATGGAGACGCACCTGACCCACCTGCTGGCCCCGCTGGCAGGGCGCGCCGTCAGTGAGGTCGATGCCGAGGTGGCACGCTTTCTCGATGCCGAACTGATGCCGCGCCTGTATCGTGAGGGCCTGGAGCGAATTCACTGGCACCGCGCGCAGCACCATCAGGTCGTGATCATCTCGGCCTCGACGGCGCATCTGGTCGCACCACTCGCCGAGCGCCTGGCGCTGGACACGGCCCTGGCCACGGCCCTCGAGACCGAGCAAGGCTGCTACAACGGGCGAGCCCGTGGCATTCGCACCTTCCGTGAGGGCAAGCTCGCGGCACTCAAGGCATGGCAGCAGCAACACGCAAGCCACAGCACCGGAGTGCCCAGCTGGGGCTATTCGGATTCACGCAATGATCTGGCCTTGCTGGAATTCGTCGATCACCCCTTCGCCGTCCACCCGGATCCGACCCTCGCCAGCCTGGCGCAACAGCGCGCCTGGCAGACACTACGCTGGCAATGAAGGCAACCGGGTTGGCAATGAAGGAAACCGAGCTGGCGCAAGAGACGCTGGGCTGGGATCGAGAAGGACTGCGCTGGAATTAGGGGATGGACCGGAATCGAGAACCGCTGCACTGAAATTGAGAGAAAGTGCATAATAGGCGACGCTGGGCGTAAAAAAAGGCACTCTATGCCAAAAATGCAAGCATAAAGGAAGCCATGCAATGGCCAAGGTCAGGGTCAGTCGGACCGCACGAGTCCCCGATCCCATGCGCGTCAGGCGCTATCTGAAAGCCCCCGAAGTCGGCCCGCGGGTACTGTTCTTCAGTGGCGGCACCGCGCTGACCGGGGTTTCGCGCACCCTGACCCGCTATACCCACCACAGCATCCATCTGGTGACGCCCTTCGACTCCGGTGGCAGCTCGGCCAAACTACGCGACGCCTTCTCGATGCCCGCCATCGGTGATCTGCGTTCACGCCTGATGGCGCTGGCCGATGACAGCGTCCTGGGCCATCCCGATATCTATCGCCTGTTTACTCACCGCCTGCCGCGTGAAGCGCGCCCCGAGATGCTGCACGCCACGCTGCGCGAACTGGCTGCCGGGCGTCATCCATTGACCATGGCGGTCGCGGAACCGATGCGCACCCTGATCTGCCATCAGCTGGGCTTTCTCATCGATGCCATGCCGGAAGGCTTCGATCTGCGCGGCGCCAGCATCGGCAACCTGATCATTGCCGGTGGCTATCTGAACCATCACCAGCAGCTGGATCAGATCATCTTCCTGTTCTCCAAGCTGGTACACGTGCGCGGCACGGTTCGCGCCGTGGTCAATGCCGAT
It includes:
- a CDS encoding ABC transporter ATP-binding protein; this translates as MLAIDTATTFDSQSAGGLLTSALRERAADQHYLKLNGLAKSFGKTQVFAEIEAEIARGEFITLLGPSGCGKSTLLRAIAGLNDVDAGQIIVDGHDITQLPPQRRGIGMVFQHYALFPNMRVADNVAFGLRMKKVRPEERERRVSEVLRLVELTDQAQRFPHQLSGGQRQRVALARALVVEPQILLLDEPLSALDARIRRHLRDQIRDIQKSLGLTTLFVTHDQEEALLLSDRIFLMHQGRILQQGNAESLYTRPVDATAAGFMGHYNLIGRELARPLLGYESDSPRVALRPEALYLQPDTSSQGQQDECANFPVHPLPDNAGPGCPGVIRRHQLLGNIVRYEVDCQGLRLNVDVLNRSARQLLPCHLRVMLHADLDEVQALGGNETVATSRVSHG
- a CDS encoding ABC transporter permease, with the translated sequence MSAAFKRRLTSPVMWLLPFALIFGAFQIAPLVWVMVSAFKTPTGWGLANFHEIASSAFFRQAIWRSLEISFMSSVLGLAIAAVTCHSMHRCGPRLTRMMIAFTNMTSNFAGVPLAFAFIILMGANGMLTLMLEHFGLLEDFNLYSRTGLIVIYTWFQIPLGILLLYPAFSTLKTEWREAASLLGANRLAYWQHIGLPVLWPSLAGTLTVLFANAMGAYATVYALVNTSYNLMTIRIANLVSGDLFLQPELASALALVLVVILVIVTLIQQWLMRRSYHVTSR
- a CDS encoding ABC transporter permease; this encodes MSLPAELPYRHGKPLLPSLMARLRRVNIYTFIVTSVFALLALPLIATLFYALATRWGASLTPDALTVKWFLELWTTPRFLAAFGRSLLVAVGALALSLLLIVPVVFLAHTRYPRLDSVMNGLILLPFAVPPIVSSVGLLQLYAGGPLAIVGTPWILIPTYFTIVLPFMYRALANSLRALDVASLMEAAQLLGASPLKAFFLVVLPNIRVGIQIAVFLAFSFLAGEFVFANMLVGTRFETLQVYLNNIRGASGHFTSALVITLFVFTLILTWLGNRQPAEQEMPADDPDEALTTTMTDGLPVPLPSAEPEPRHTIHQSSDSAPRGDR
- a CDS encoding HAD family hydrolase; this translates as MDNITGLAIFDLDDTLLEGDATGLWTDWLIAQGWIANGEEYRAIWAQQMLDYAAGQLDMETHLTHLLAPLAGRAVSEVDAEVARFLDAELMPRLYREGLERIHWHRAQHHQVVIISASTAHLVAPLAERLALDTALATALETEQGCYNGRARGIRTFREGKLAALKAWQQQHASHSTGVPSWGYSDSRNDLALLEFVDHPFAVHPDPTLASLAQQRAWQTLRWQ